A segment of the Chaetodon trifascialis isolate fChaTrf1 chromosome 2, fChaTrf1.hap1, whole genome shotgun sequence genome:
GATACACTTAAGATCAGGTCAGGTAAAGTAGTAAGAAGAAGAcgtcctttatttgtcacaatcaacacaacatgcgggggggacacacacacacacacgacacgaCACATATgcacgccatgcatatgtgaaattctttctccgtAGTAAACTGCATATTTAAAGGGTTAGTTCACCCAAAttatgaaaaaacagaaacaaacaaacaaacaaacaaacaaaacaaaacaacattccAGAGACAGGGCAAATGAAACCCTAAGGTTAGGTTTAACCCTAACTCCTAAATAAGAGACTAGATGTTACTGAAGGTATGtgaggaattttttttttttttttaatttgtgtgaACTCACCCATTAAGTTACCCATGTAATTATCTATAAGCTAAATTACTAAATTGCattaatgttttgtgtgtgtgtgtatgtgtgtaagtaTTATTATATATTGCTGGTATGTGATTCTTAGTTCAGACAAATTCAAATGTACTTCTAAAGAGACCACAAGTTTTGTTAAACTACCTCCCTTTACCCTCTAGACACTCTCATTACATGTTAAATACAGATTACATTCATACGGTAATGGTAACACATTGAAGGGATTCTCTTATATTCAACAGATGATGGAAGTAAgtgcaaaaaaatacaaacaccaAAAAGTCTTTGTACATCCACAAGAATTCCATGAACGTTAACAGTGTGCAGTCTGGTCCATGTCGTGTTTAGTGCAGTTGAGTGATGTTTGGAGTCAGCGAGACATCATTCGCACAAACTCTGTGGAAGGAAAAGATTTTTATTGACTTGTAGTTGATTAATCGAAAGGATTATCTAATGTTCAACTACAAATGCCACTTATTAACTGGTACTGTATTAGCTCAATTATCCCACCAATACTGGATCCATTGTTTTTCAAAGACAATCATTGTCTAATACCACCTGAAAGTGGTGTCTGgtgccatatagtatctttCCTGTGGTAGCTGAGAGAACTCAACGCactgcatctttaaaaaaaaaacaaaaaaaaacacaagcaaatgaagacaacaacaactgcaCAACATGTGTGcttcaaatacacacagcaaaGCTAAACAGTTGCAGTGCGTTGagctccctcagccactgtacTTTCCcttatttcctctttgttttccctcaGCATCTTAACCTGAAGCATTACTAAGTCACCTTCAAAGTCCACCTGTCCATCCCCATTGAGATCTACGTCACGAAGGATCTCGTCAATTTCGCGGTGGTTCAGCTGCTCCCCCATTAGCTTCTTCATGGCTTCCCTAAGCTCCCCAAGGCTGATCTGACCATCGCCATCAGAgtcaaactggaaaacaaaatggatggggtacagaaaaaaaaaaaaaaaaaaaaatcaaatcaatgaaATGTATTAGAGGTAAATGTTGGGGAAATGGGGCAATCTACTCAGGGGACCCTTGAGACTAAAAGGTGGTCTATCTGGCTATAAGTTAATAAATTGTGTTGCAGACCTCTTTGAAGGCGTCCCTCAACTCCTTGACACCAATCATGTCTGCAGTCTCAGCGAGCATCTTGGGACCCATCAGTTCCACAAAGTCCTCAAAGTCCACTCTGCCGCCACCTAGAGGGAGGGAGAATAAGAACACACAGAAGACATtgttaactgatttttttgtctcttaaaagcacaaaaatgaaaagccaGATTAATCTCTGATATGCCATCTGCTTATGCACAGTGTTAAGGGGAATTATAGCTTGAATGCTTCATGGAGCCCAAGGACCTTTGTGTCATGGATATACAGGGTACACTTGCTACCACGCCACAGCCTGCTGGCATCCACATTCCTGGAGCACATATGCTAACTGTACTGGCTAAATGAATTCTAGTTTTAGCTCagttgcattgttttgtttagcAACAACTGCAGTTACAGATACATTGATATGGGATAATACATGGGTGCTAAAAGGTGAAGTTTTCAAAGTGTTAGGTTTGATTTAGCGTCCAAGTGAACACATAGATATttataaacatatttaaattttGCTCTCTTGTCTAGGTCCTCTATAATGTGGATGTTGATCAGTGAACCAGAATTACCTTCTTCAACTTCAGAGAAGGACTGAACGTACATCCCCCACATGGGCAACAACAACCTCAAATTCTGTGCTTGAAGAGTGAAGAAAATTATAGACGTGTTtcgtgtgtgtctctctcatgtATGTACATGCAGTACTCACATATCTGCTGGCTGAGTTCTATCAATTCCATCTCTGTTGGCATGTATCCCATTGTCCTCATGCACTCGCCCAAGTCCTTACAGCTGATAAAACCATCCTTGTCTTTATCAAACTCCCTGAATGCCTCACGCAGCTCTGCAGggaaaacatttaacaaaaacagtcaATGATTGAGAAAAAGATGACACAGACATTACTGTAACAGGTAGTGTAAGTGTAtcgtttatttattattatttttatgtgcTTATCACATCTTTCAAATGAATCTGCTCTgcaaagaaaaatgagacaGTCCTGGACAGAACTGTCTAGTCTGTGTTGCTCTGAGCGTCTTCATTTCAGTGGTCCAAAATCACATGGCAGCTTTAACTAAGTCATTTGATATTTGTCTATAATGACATGCTGCATTGGGATACACAAGTTAGTAATTGTAACATTAACGTCATATGGCCATTTGCACCAATTTAGTTGAGAAATTAAAAACTTATACATCACATTTATAAAGGTTTTAGAAGTTGCAAATTATTTCTTATTACATGACGAGTAAATTAGTGACTAATGCTTATCAGTTATAAACTGCTAGCTGTGTTTCCATAAATTATGTACACTTTGAAGTGTTGCATTAGAAAAGATTGAGGGAAACATCCTCGATTTCACCATTTGCATTTGAAAGTCTAATAAAATCTGGGGGTGTGGAGTTCAAAAGAAATTAACTTCTCAGAAATGTGTAGCCCACTCATTGTCTCGGCTGAAAGCTAGCAACATGAGGCTATATAAGCTGCTGCTAGCATGACACACCTGAATCTGTGACTCAAATGTTGGCAGTTGAGTTGttttgtgggtaatgtaggcgccAGGTTTTGACAACAAAGGAGTATTCAAAGTATTCTTTTAACCGCGTCATTACAAAATAGATATGTTAAACACCTGCCAAAAGGGTCTGtcacaaatctgtttttattattgtttttaacaCCACCAACTATTTATTACCTTTAAAAAAGCCATTAGAATCGATAAACCCTTTGAAAGAGGTGCATTTGATTATGTGGTAGAAGGTTAGTTTTGGTCACTGTTCAAAATTAAACTCAGTTTCCAAAATATGCCAACAAACATGTCAGAGTCAGTGTGTATTTATAGTGATCCAAGTAATTTCTTTATTTCACCAAATGTAGAGTTTCGACATtagataaatagataaataaatacaagctTGAGTGAATATTTATTTCAGTCGAATGGTCCGTGTGAATGTGGAGTGTGAAAGTGTGAGCCAGATCTGAGGAGCACAGTTGAACTGTGCTTTAACTGTGAAGAATAATCTTTTCCTTTGAATAATAATCCTTCACTTTGATCTTGTTCAGCtccaataagaaaaaaaaaaaaaaaccccagcagAGGCTTGTTCAAGGAGCTGACATTCAGCGAGAAGGCAAAGTCAGGGAAGTCTTTTCAAATTCTGCTCCATACAGGAAAGCACGATTTCTCACAGTCAAACACGGGGTTTGAGGTTTGAAAGGTGGGCGGGTCAGGGCAACGACTGAGGGAGCAGGAGATCGAGGGAGGATTTGGATTAAGCCTTTGATATTTCTGTACCTTCCATCTCCTCTGGACGAAGATCTCTGTCCTGCGGTGGCACAGATagaagacatgacagacatgcagagaagTGGACAGCCAGGTCAGGTTACGCACACTTTCAATGACATTCTGTCCATCTTGTTCTGTTTCACTCACAGTCAAAATGGTAAAACACGTAGGAAACATTTTTGCGCCTCAGCTGGTCCCTTCACTTCCGTGAAGCCTCAGCAGAGATTCGGTTACAGGATTATTTGGTTTTTGATCTGACTGACCCTAATAACCTTTTTAGTTTATCTGCTACATGATTTGATGTCCAATCTCATTTTGCTCTCCCTGGTGGAGAAGCTTTGCAAGTCTGCTGTGCATATGCTCCACAACAAGCGTTCAAAATGTATTAGGAAAAATATTGCAAATGCACAATGACAAATCAAGCACGCTCCTTTTGGCCTCCTTTtccaaacacacataaataacgcacacacacatgcaacaaagCTGATGAAATGGTTTGTACGTTGATAAAATTCTGAGAAACCCAAAGAGAACCACCCAAGCTTAACTTGTACTGAGTAAATTGGTGAAAAATGCAATTACATGGCACTTTGAGAgataataattattattgttatcattacaAAAGGGAGTTTGAGCCAAACATGTCTTAGAAGGGAGTTTAAGTAGTAACACTTTtagcaataaaaaaacaaaaatgtacagTCAGAATTTATGATGAATTGACTTCAAGGAGTGCTGGAATGGACAAAAGGTGATCCCGGGATAGGTTTGTTCACGACGtgttctgtgaggctgtgacatcagcagcagaaataataCAGGCCTGGATTAGAGGATGCAGGGCAGAGAACAGTGGCAGGGAGATTACAGCTGTAAATTGTATTACAAATCATGAAGGCTTATCGTTTTTTCATTTCCctacctactgcagctttttCCATCTGCATCTATGCTGCAGTTCGGCTGGCAATTGATTAACAAACGTTAACGCACCTGCACAAGCTGaacatgcagcaaacacacttcTTTTGTGGCTTGTCTTTTTTGCTAAGGACTGGCAAGTTGAGCCAAGTTCAGGCACAGAGGCAGGTAGAAGTACAGTTTCCTTGttccattttctgctttcaTGCCCACAGCACTAGTACCAGTGATTGCTTTAGAGAACCTACAAGCGACCCAACATCAACACAagtttttgaaggaaaaaatgtgCTGGCACTACAATATGCTTTAGCAAGGATTCTATTTTATTCTATCACGTGTATCACGTGCAAACTAGAACTTCAGTACAGGCCTAATGTGCTACTAAAGGAGTATTTATTCCATTATTTACAATTTGTCACTTTAGAGAACAAAGGGATTATGTGGGATATAACCAGTAAAGACTATCAGTCTCACCCTATCCATCTCACAGACTAATCTCTGTAGTCTGTTCTGTCGAGGaatcctttctctttccccAATTGATGCCTTTAAGTAAGATTGGGAAGTTGCCCTCCAAGAAGACTCCAGAAAGTATTCTACTGGATTGATTGATGTAAAAAGTTCTAACATTGATGACTGAACAAGAATGAGATACTCAAGCCAtactagcagctctgtgaggctgtaccaCACACTAtacacagctgtgctttgacgGAAATACTGTCTGTGCTATGCAGCGTTAACATGTGACTAAATTAAATTGgaacattattacattattattacatacatTATTACCTGGCTATACCTGCAATCTAGCAGGTAGCACTACACACAAAGTGGTTAGTGAGATTGATGGGAATTCCATTAGTTTTGTAATAGTTTTGTATTTTATCATTGATTGAAGTGCAGACTGCTGGACAAATTAAAGTTCTGACCTGGTGATGGtgttggttaaaaaaaaatcaataaatcaataaaggATCATTAGGATTGATTCTCTGGCGCCCATGAATATTGTTGTCATTGCAAATTGCCTATTTACATATAAGATACAAAGGAACATTAGCAtacatttggagtcatgtttctggtcacctgataCATGCAAGACCAATGTTTACTTTCCTTTTAGCTTAGTTTTTGGTGTCCACTAATGCCTGTGATAAATGTTTGGCCCGTCAGCCACTAAAAGCTCCTCTAGGTTACTCTTAACAGCAAGTTGATAACGCTCAGCTGGAAACTAGGCTGAGCAGAGGTAAGAGTGAACAAAAGCAGTACAGTTGTGGGTCATAAGACAAAACAATGATTTGAACTAAAACCCTCCATagaactgcagagttgggtgataattctctgtgggtttgtcagtACAAGCAATAGAAGGTCAAACAAATAGAAATACTCATTCATAGtattaaaataatgatttttactGCTTAAAGGGAAAGCAGCTAACATGCATTCAGACATATGAGCACAAAGAGGCAGGAGTGTTGCTACATGCAGCTTTTGGGCACATTTGTGTTTGATATGCTCACTCTGACTGGGCAAATATACAGTTGTATTCTGCTGCATATTGCTTCCAAAAAATCTGGAGTGAGATGTTTGaaatgtggcaaaaaaaaagaaaagaaaaagttaatTAGGTGTATTTCCATCATCTGGTTAAGTCAGAAGTTGGCAATATTATATCAGAACTTATTcagaaaaggtgtttccatctcttATTAGGTGTATTAACTCTTTTTTGATAAAGGCAACAACAACTTCAAAGGagcttaaaaacattttgtgaaacagcactttaaaaaaaaaaaaaatatattgttggcttttctacttttttctacttcaaaatgcacataaatatATGTTGATGGAAAGAGGGAAatctttaactgttttttttttttttgggggcAACTTGGAGGCAGAGTAACAGGGTTGTTAACCTGACATTGATATACTTATTTTATACAGTAAAACTATGGAAACGTTATAAgcaacatttgcattcatttggaCTCGTGTCTCTGGTCGTctaatgaatgtaaatccaaCATTCAccctcctttcagctctgtttttggcctccagcaactcctgagaaaaatatctgtcacCTTAGTTGCTAAaggctccactgtgttcaccggCTAGtggctaactttgtctgtctgccttttggtgctgtgcaggtaGTGAACAGTGGGTTTATCAAATAGttctctctgaaaacagctgcctgttgcagCTCTCACTCTGATAAGAGCAGTGAAAGCAAAGCAACTGTGACTGTAGAGTCATCTCCAGGATCAATGCgcttcacattacacacactcatttagTCCATTGTTGATGCAAAAATATTAAGATATTAATAAATATTAAGTTGGTAACTCTTCCACTGTTCCATGTGTGCCCCACTGGCTTGCCTTGAAATGATCACACATGCattgcagcagtgtgtgacagTCAGTTAGACGTTAACTCTCTGTAAACGAGTACAAtctcagcacaaaacaaaacaaattcacaagactgctgcagcatttttctttggATTACATATATTCATTCACCACACAGCAAAATACAGTAATATAGAGTCTATGGAGCATGAATGACATTAAATACATTAGAAATGTGTAGTCATTATTGCATTTCTCCTCTAGACTCAGCCCAAGGTCTCCCAGGACCTCAGGAGCCTATAGTTCAGTAAAGCACCTGAGATCAGTGACTGCACTTCCATCCTAATGACTCTTTTCTATTAGTGCTGCTAATTGCACAGCCAGGAAATTACTGTTATTGATCTCTGCCATATGCACCATTTCCACATAAGACATTAATCTGAAATAAGAGGGAAGCATGATATCTCAAGCCCCGTTAGGAAGTAAATTTATGATCTAAATTATAATCTAGACAAACTGGGAGTGCAATTACTCTGTCACTGTAGCACAAATTGTTATATTACCAATTATTCTCTTTTTATAGCTCGCAACTCCTATAGGACACAGAGTCCCGTATGTACTACGAGAgatcctttctttctttctttctttctttctttctttctttctttctttctttctttctttctttctttctttctttctttacttctaatttttccatttcacaaatGCTTTGTAAAATCATTTCTGACTGAAAAAAGTTACAACATTTACAAACAGTGGACCCCTCCAAGGTATCATATAGAATTATTTCATATGTTTCAAataatattcagcaacaaaggTTTTATGAATTATGGTTATGTGAAGCTAATAGTGGTTTACACAGGGTGAAATTCTCACAGGTGGAGATGGGATGGGACATTGTGGCCACTGTCAAAAAGGATGGATGAAGACATTTATGGGTGATGTTTCCTATAATAAATCtgtattgtgtgtttatgtgtgtgaaagagggaaagagagagagtgtcatACATACAAGCTGGCTCTGAGCGAAGCCCTGTCTGAGGAAGATACAAGCAGGCCCCACTAAGTTGTGCAGCATGTTGCAGTTCTTGACCAGAGCGCACAGGGGCTCATCGAACTCCtgctccatccctccttcctcctcatcatccgTGTCCACCTCACCTGCACCACCCTGGCTGCCCAGCATGGCGGCAGATAATGGGGCGCCGCTTCCTTCTACAGGTGACTCCCCCTTAGAGGAGGGGAACCAACCGAATTAGGATAAAGTCACAACTTAAATTCCCCTGACTGCAATGACACAATCTGAATATAGATTCATATTGTTTTGTTGCTAACAGGAAGTTGTTTACAGATGTTCTGTAGCTTGGAAACTGTCAGATGTATGACTAACTTTCACAAATTATTAGGCTTACATATGGACTCCACAAAGCATTGTATCACATATATAAATGAGGTTACACTCATTTTGACAAATCTATTTCTCTCAGCTGAAAGCAAACAAGTAAATCCTTACCTTCTTCCTTTTACTGTTCTTTTTAGAAGCTTTGTTGATGTTTCCCATCACCCTAcccccctccctttcctccttGACTGTACCCACACGTCTCCcctgttcctcttcctcttttcctctttttctccctctctgctcaaTTGTCACATAAAAGTCCAAAGTCCATACTAAATCTAGTGCAGTCCACGGGGCAACACCTTTCACACCCAGTGTGCCGAAGGCAAATGTTTCTACTTGCACCACTACTACTGAAAGCGAATGAGGATTCCTCTCAGTGCACGTGCATCAATCCAAGATCCTATTGGTCCAGTGACAGGCAAGGTAGGCATATGATGGTGCATTAAATCCTGAACTCCTATAGGTTGTTGGAGGCAGTCATGATGAGCTTTGAGATGTGTAGTGTGATATTATGGGATAGCAGCAGGGTACAGGAGATTGACGGGGTGGGTAGGAGAGCTAGGTCATATCTGGGTTgaaacaacctgctgctgccagaCTCTGGCTCTGATTGCATGACTCGaccattttctctctccctctctctccctctctgcctctctctcacacaaacacacacttttttttctatttatctGTCACCCCACCTCACCACGAGTGATCCTTTGAATTTGGACCAACTTAATCTAATCCATGCCACccaccttcctctctctgcctctcaaaCATCATGCTTATGGTCTCAAAAAGACTAGTCTGGCAGaactctgtgtttatttgtgcgtgtgtgtgtgtgtgtgtgagagagagagagagagagagagagggacgggATGGTAGAATTATGGATGGAGAATTGGCTGCCTGTTTAATCCCTGCCATTTCAGATTAGAGGGAAAGAGTTATGTTGACAGGACATGCGAGTACAGACTTGAAGTTGGAGAAATAGAGGAAGAGTATTTATATTATTCTGCCACTTTTAAAtatcaaagaaagagagaaacagtggGACAGACaaaagtggagagagagggatatgTAAGAAT
Coding sequences within it:
- the cabp2a gene encoding calcium-binding protein 2a isoform X2; amino-acid sequence: MGNINKASKKNSKRKKGESPVEGSGAPLSAAMLGSQGGAGEVDTDDEEEGGMEQEFDEPLCALVKNCNMLHNLVGPACIFLRQGFAQSQLDRDLRPEEMEELREAFREFDKDKDGFISCKDLGECMRTMGYMPTEMELIELSQQICGGRVDFEDFVELMGPKMLAETADMIGVKELRDAFKEFDSDGDGQISLGELREAMKKLMGEQLNHREIDEILRDVDLNGDGQVDFEEFVRMMSR
- the cabp2a gene encoding calcium-binding protein 2a isoform X1; the encoded protein is MTDTKSVSSVEAPEGKLMKKGSIKKKIESLRRWSSASIKRPPKPKAKTLSLSSPVGDPDDLWLQEGDRRKLRPIVDSVFGQGESPVEGSGAPLSAAMLGSQGGAGEVDTDDEEEGGMEQEFDEPLCALVKNCNMLHNLVGPACIFLRQGFAQSQLDRDLRPEEMEELREAFREFDKDKDGFISCKDLGECMRTMGYMPTEMELIELSQQICGGRVDFEDFVELMGPKMLAETADMIGVKELRDAFKEFDSDGDGQISLGELREAMKKLMGEQLNHREIDEILRDVDLNGDGQVDFEEFVRMMSR